A segment of the Acidobacteriota bacterium genome:
CCCTTCCTCTCTACCCCGATATCGACGGCAGGGCAAGCCCTCGACATGGGAGGAACGGGGCGTTTCCGCTACAATTTAGTGGGCGTCCAGACTCAACCAGAAAACCTGGCCGGGACCTCGGGGCGTCCCCGACGAGGAGAAAGATGCGTTTCGAGAGCAGCTATGTTCCCTACGGCGGCTACTGGAGCACTCCCTTCTGCAAGTGGCAGGGTAACCTCGCCAATGTCCATGCGATCTCGCTTGCGGCCCAGGCGACACGACATGCTCTGGAGCAACGGAAGATCTCTGCAGAGGTCTTCGACAGCATCGTGCTGGGTACGACGGTTCCGCAGAAGAGCGGCATGTACGGCGGCCCGTGGTTGTCGGCGCTGATCGGCAACGACAAGATCAGTGGGACGATGGTCTCGCAGGCCTGCGCCACCGGAGCCCGAGCGCTGGCAACCGCCGCCGGCGAAGTGGAGACCTCCGGCTCTCGATCGGTCCTCAGTGTCACCGCAGACCGTTGCAGCAACGGCCCCCACATCTACTACCCCAATCCTGCGGGCCCCGGTGGCACCGGGCAGAAAGAAGATTGGGTCATGGATAGCTTCGGCAACGACCCCTGGGCAAGGAATGCGATGCTTCAGACGGCCGAGAATGTGGCAAAAGAGTCCGAGATCAGCCGAGAGGAACAGGATCGTTGCACGCTGATCCGCTACAATCAATACAAAGACGCACTCGCCGACAATCGCGCGTTCCAGAATAGGTACATGATCTCCCCCTTCGAAGTGAAGGATGCCCGCGGTCGCAAGACCCTGGCCAGCGTCGAGACGGACGAGGGCGTGTTCGAGACGTCGGCGGATGGCCTGGCGGCGCTGCGACCGGTGATGCCCGACGGAACCGTGACCTTTGGAAGTCAGACCCATCCGGCGGACGGCAATTGCGGCATCGTCGTCTCGACGAGAGAGCAAGCGAAGGAACTCTCCCGGGACGACAAGATCGAGGTCCAACTCGTGTCGTACGGGCAGGGCCGCACGAAGAAGGGCTTCATGGCGAAGGCCACCGTGCCCGCCGCCCGCGCGGCGCTCGACTCGGCCGGGATCGGAATCAAGGACGTGTCCGTCGTCAAGACGCACAACCCGTTCGCGGTCAACGACATCTACTTTGCGCGAGAGATGGGTCTGGAGATTGAAGGATTCAATCGCTTCGGGTCAAGCTTGGTCTTCGGTCACCCGCAGGGTCCTACCGGCACGCGGCTCGTGATCGAGATGATCGAAGAGCTGGCAATGAACGGCGGCGGGCATGGCCTCTTCGTGGGTTGCGCAGCAGGCGATACGGCGGCAGCCGTCGTCGTGAAAGTTAATTGACTGACTCGAAATTAATGGACGCGGATGCGAAGCGACACGCCGCGCAGTTTGGGTAGTTAGTGTTTCTGGCTCAGGGAGGAGAACCATTCGGAGGGCTTGGTCATGGCACAAAAGACCGATCCGAACCGTAGATTCCTAACAACCTCGGAGGTCGCGGATTACTGCGCGGTCAGCAACGACGGTGTCCTCAAGTGGATCAAGTCGGGAAAACTTCTGGCGTTCTGCACGCCTGGTGGACACTATCGCGTCCTGGCGACGGAATTCCGAAATTTCCTGGCCAAGTTCGAGATGCCCGTCGATGAATCGTTCTTCCGAGGGAGCGCGGTCCCACGGACGGCGATGGTGGTCGACGACGATGCCGATATTCGCACTCTGATTTCACGCTGGCTGCTCGAGATCCAGCCGGACATCGTCGTCGAACAGGCAGAGGACGGCTACGATGCCGGAATCAAGGCCGGCGAGTTGATGCCGGACCTGATCATCGTCGACATCATGATGCCCAACGTGGACGGGATCCAACTCTGTCGCTCGCTTCGCAATCATGACGCGACCCGCAATGCGGGTATCATGGCGATCACCGGTGGCGACACCGAGCGTGTTCGACGGATGATGGACGCTGGAGCTGATGTATGCCTCATGAAGCCGCTCGACCAGGATGAGTTTCGTGACGAAGCACGCAGGCTCCTGGGGCCACGATCTCAGACCCGGCAGGAGGCGCCGCGGCGCCGTTCCGGCAGCTAAGCCTGACCGACGGTTCTCTTGGCAGTAACGGAAGAGCGTTCAGGCGGCTCCCTGGGGACGTTCGCCGGCGTCTTCACGCCCAGCGTGCTGACGATCCTGGGCATCATCCTCTTTCTGCGCCTGGGCTACGTCGTCGGTGCCGCCGGTCTCGGTCGCGCGCTGGTCATCATCCTGATCGCCAACACGATCTCGATCCTGACGAGCATCAGCCTCTCCGCCATCGCGACGAATCTCCGAGTACGCGGCGGCGGCGACTACTACCTGATCTCGCGAACCCTCGGTATCGGGTTCGGCGGGGCGCTGGGCATCGTCCTGTTCCTTGCC
Coding sequences within it:
- a CDS encoding thiolase family protein, producing MRFESSYVPYGGYWSTPFCKWQGNLANVHAISLAAQATRHALEQRKISAEVFDSIVLGTTVPQKSGMYGGPWLSALIGNDKISGTMVSQACATGARALATAAGEVETSGSRSVLSVTADRCSNGPHIYYPNPAGPGGTGQKEDWVMDSFGNDPWARNAMLQTAENVAKESEISREEQDRCTLIRYNQYKDALADNRAFQNRYMISPFEVKDARGRKTLASVETDEGVFETSADGLAALRPVMPDGTVTFGSQTHPADGNCGIVVSTREQAKELSRDDKIEVQLVSYGQGRTKKGFMAKATVPAARAALDSAGIGIKDVSVVKTHNPFAVNDIYFAREMGLEIEGFNRFGSSLVFGHPQGPTGTRLVIEMIEELAMNGGGHGLFVGCAAGDTAAAVVVKVN
- a CDS encoding response regulator — protein: MAQKTDPNRRFLTTSEVADYCAVSNDGVLKWIKSGKLLAFCTPGGHYRVLATEFRNFLAKFEMPVDESFFRGSAVPRTAMVVDDDADIRTLISRWLLEIQPDIVVEQAEDGYDAGIKAGELMPDLIIVDIMMPNVDGIQLCRSLRNHDATRNAGIMAITGGDTERVRRMMDAGADVCLMKPLDQDEFRDEARRLLGPRSQTRQEAPRRRSGS